The nucleotide window AGGACCGGGCTGGGTTGGTTGACTGGCAGAACATGGGCCAGGGGTACAATGGCAATAGCTGGTATTCTGGGCAGAATCTGTTCACAAGGAAGCAGACACGGGCCAATTACTATGATATGGAATTACCCAAACCTTGCTTTAAGTTGGAGCCCGTGCTGTGTTAAGAGAGCAGCACTAAGCAAACTTCATCAACCAGTCtccaagagagagaaggatgcaTGCTCTCTTCTCCCGAGCTGGGGCTGTTGCGACCGAAAAACCCAAGCAGGATACCAGACTAGATCATTTTAGGGCAAACGAGGTGGCTGTGCCTGCACAACAAATCCTTGCCCAAGACCAAGGGAAAAAGCGCCTCGCAGGCTATTCCTGGGTCGACAGCTGGTGTTTGGGAGTGTGGAGGCTCCAGTAGGCAAACTCTAAAATGGCAGGGCAGCaaggggtcagggcagggcagccACCGCAGACGGCAGCGGCGAGCGCCAGGTACCCGGCCCAGCGAAGAGGGGGAACTTGCAGCCGTCTCTGCCGCTCccggccaggtctgagccagagaCACCCCCCGGCCAGCGCTGGCGCGCGTCCCCGCGCCCGCGGTTGGGCTGCAGCGCCCCGGCGGCTCCCAGCGACGGGGTTACTGGAAGGCAGCGGCCTCGCCGCCTGCACAGCCCGGCCGCCGCGGGCAGCCTCCAGCCCCGGTCCGCGCGCCGGAGCGCCGTCACCGGCTCGTCCCTGTGGGGGTGCAGGAGACGCCACTTTGCGGGAAACAGCCCAACGCAGGCGACTCTGCGGGCGGCAGGGACGAGGAGGGCAAACGAAGGGATTCTAAGACAGGGTAGCGTTGACCTTGCGGAGTTCTGAGGCGGCAGAGCAGCGGGCGCGGgccgggcgccgccgccgccctctgCCGCCCGGGTCACGCCAGgtccgcgccgccgccgccgccgccctcacCGGCCTCCTCACGTGTTCTCGGCGTGGCGCGGATTAAAatgcaagggggaaaaaaagtgcACGCAAAACGGACAGAATGTTCTCTAGAAATTAcaaaaggggtgggggggggctgcagATTGCACTTTGTCTTCAATGCAGAGCCGAATTTTGCTTCCGCCCCCTCCCCTACACATTCctgactcccctccccccccttttccctccttctttccttccttcctcctcttccaagttctgggatttttttttttccagccttGCTTGGTTTTGGCCAAAAGCACAAAAAAGGCGTTTTCGGAAGCGGCTCGGCCGTGCACAAGGgccatttgtttgttttgggaCCCGGGCAGGAAATCTTGCCCGGCCTGAGTCACGGCGGCTCCTTCAAGGAAACGTCAGTGCTCTCCGGTCGCTCTCGCCCGCCGCCCGCTGCCCATGGGGGAGATGCAGGGAGCGCTCGCCAGGGCCCGGCTCGAGTCCTTGCTCCGGCCCCGCCACAAAAAGAGGGCCGAGGCGCAGAAAAGGAGCGAGTCTTTCCTGCTGAGCGGACTGGGTAAGCGCGCCTCGGCCCCCGCGGGGACTTGGCTCCTCCGGTGCGCGCGGGCGCATGGCTCCGGCCCGGTTCTCGGGCtcgggagaaggggtggggggtggacgGAGAGCGGCGTGACCGGGCGGCGGGAGCGGGGAGGACCGGCCCGGGAGCTCCGGCCCCGCGCTGACCCTGCAGATGAGGGCGCGCTGAGACGCCTGCGCCTGAGAGAACTCCCGGGCGGTCGCACGCTCCGCCCGGCCTCGGCGGGGAGGAAACCGGGGGGCGCCGGGGCGGGGGTCCCGGGCTATCTATCGCCGAGAGAGTGCAACTGCGGGGGAGGGTGTGGGCTCGCGCAGGGCCGCCGGCCCGCCGGGCTGCGTCCGGAAGGCAGCTCGGCGCTGCTACCCTGACTTCCTCGCCGAAcggaataaatgagaaaaatggaaaattactcCGCATCCTTTCCCGCCACCTCCGCCCGCGCCCCGGGGCGCCGAACACTGGCGAAACTGCCCTCCCCGGGCGGCTCCCGAGTCCCCCACCTCCGCCCGCGGCTCGCCCTCAGGCTGGGGACAGAACCGCCCGCCGCGGGCTGCCGTCCCGCCGGGACGCGGCgcggcggccgggggcggggcctgcgctggggggcggggccgcgccgcTCCTTTGTCGCCGGTCGGGCCCCTCCCCTGCCGGCGCAGCCTTTATAAAGCCGGGCGCGCGGCCCGAGCGCAGAGTTGGCTGAGCCGGTCTCTCATTCCCAACGACTCGCTGTGGTCTCACCGTGGCGATGACCGTGAAAACCGAGGCTGCTAGGGGCCCCCTCACTTACTCCAGGATGAGGGGCATGGTGGCCATCCTCATCGGTGAGTGCAGGAGTCAGGCCGCCGCGCGGTGCGAGTTTTCGGAAGGTCGCGGATCACGGAGTGTGTGTGGCGGCGGACGTTACGAAGCCATCTGAGCATTCGTTTATTTCTCCTCTTTCATTCACAGCGTTCatgaagcagaggaggatgggccTGAACGACTTTATTCAGAAGATCGCTAATAATTCCTATGCGTGCAAGCAGTAAGTTCGGGTGGGATTGCGGGAATTAAAGTCAGTAGCGCCGGCAGGGTAGCAGAGTCGTCTCCCCTCGCTGGGTTACGTCGGGGTGGAGATCTCATTTCTCCTCAAATCCTGGTTTACTTGAGACGTTTTTAACACGGAGACGGGCTTGCCTCCTTGTCGCCCGCCCTCCGCGTGAAAAACCACCTCAATTTCTGTACACAGCTGGGCTCACTGTTGGCTTCAAAGGGCCCAGTAGATGATTTTGGGTGTTTGCAGTTGAAGTCCTGGATTCTCCGGGGAAACTTCGAGCCAGAAACTCAACTGGTGGTGTTGCTGTGCCCCCTAGTGGGGCGCGAGGAGGCTCCAacgtgtgtgtgtttttttttcctctgcagcACTGAAGTTCAGTCCATTTTGAAAATCTCCCAACCTCAGGAGCCCGAGCTTATGAACGCCAACCCTTCGCCTCCGGTGAGTATCGTTCCGTTTGTGAAGCATCTATGGGGGAGAATTGTTAAGTGAGTCACCTAGTATCCCTACATTGATGGATTAAAATAGCATTTCTGGAAATTAGTATGAAGGCAGGAATGTCTCATTAGTTAAGGACATAACAGGTGACATAACTAGTTAAGTATTGAGTCAGTGGAGTATTGTCTGAAGGCATATTTCATAAAAGTTTTATCCGTTTAATCTCCATACTCACTTGAAATAATGACATGGTGTGGTTGAAAAATAGTTTTGAGTGCGTTGATAGACGTATGGGACTTGCATCCAGCTTTTATGCTTTATTGTGGACGTCTGCCTTTGAAAGCGGTGACACTAAAggagaatgttttatttttcagccAAGTCCATCTCAACAAATCAACCTTGGCCCATCATCAAACCCTCATGCTAAACCATCAGACTTTCACTTCCTAAAAGTGATTGGAAAGGGCAGTTTTGGAAAGGTAATTTCAGATCCGGAGACCTTTGTATATACTCTCGTATGTGTTCATTTTACACTCTCCCTGGATGAGGACCCaaaaaggatgatttttttttttcttattgcaaTTTCAGGTTCTACTAGCGAGACACAAAGCAGAGGAAGCCTTCTATGCAGTCAAGGTGTTGCAGAAAAAAGCAATCCTGAAAAAGAAGGAGGTAGGAGAAGGGGCTGGTGGGTTGGAGCTGTGAGTGGACGCTCACTGAATCAGCTTTGCCTTGGGAGTGGGTGCCAAGTTGAAGTTTGTCGCTCAGTCTGGGTTGTCATCCTCCTAGGAGAAGCATATTATGTCTGAGCGGAACGTGCTGCTGAAGAACGTGAAACACCCTTTCCTGGTGGGCCTGCACTTCTCCTTCCAGACGGCCGACAAGCTGTACTTTGTCCTAGACTACATTAACGGTGGAGAGGTGAGcgagtggggagcaggggccggtCTCTGCACAGCCTGCTTGGTTTTTTAGTCTAAAAAGGAAGTTTTCGAAGGTCTTTAGGGGGTAAAAGTTGCCGGGCTTCAAATAGTTAATAGATTACCTAGGGCTACTTCCTGCGATTGTTTTCGTTAGCTATATATGTCACTAGTGAAGTGTTTTGGCAGCCCAGACTAACTTTGTCCTGTCTCCTGCAGTTGTTCTACCATCTCCAGAGGGAGCGCTGCTTCCTGGAACCACGGGCTCGTTTCTATGCTGCTGAGATAGCCAGTGCCTTGGGTTACCTGCACTCTCTGAACATCGTTTATAGGTGAGCCAAAGAGCCCTGGTAGCCCTCCTGCTTGAGGGAGCCTTAAGattgtgtgagagagtgtgtgtgcgtgcacctgGTCCCCTAAAACCAGATCCCCCAGCACGTGAGCTGCCTTGACTCCATGCCACTAGGGAACTGGCCAACTGGGATTGTCCCTAATCCAGACTAGATCAGCAGAACAAGGACTCCCTTTTTTTATTCACTGCACAACTGCAGTGAATTTAAAATACCTAATGCCCTTAGCAGTTAGCTTCACAGAGGACTTGTTATGAACTGAAATTAACATCAGCAACTACTCCTCTGTTCATTTTTTACAGAGACTTGAAGCCGGAGAATATTCTACTAGATTCACAGGGACACATCGTCCTGACTGACTTTGGGCTGTGCAAGGAGAACATTGAACACAACGGCACGACGTCCACCTTCTGCGGCACACCCGAGGTAGGCGCTCGCTTGCTCAGTCCGTCCAGGAGAGACTAGTGCCACAGTGCTTCTAACTTCCTGAACTCTTCAGAAATGTGCTTAGTACAGCTCAGTGAGAGCAAATTACATTCATGGCTTGGTGCATGCAGCGTGAGAAATTCTAAGACATCCTGTTGCTGTCATTGAAATGACCTATCTGTAGGAGCCACATCATAAAAGGGTTTCTAAACCCCCAAGGATGATAACTGTTAGCTACCCAGTAGCTTCCTAAATAGAGGCACCCAGAGGTGGCCGGTTAGCCTCAGAAAGGATAGCGGTTTTGTCGGGCAGTAATCTGAAGGAATACGTCCTGAGTTGCCTCTGGGTCTGTCCTTGCAGAGTACATGTCTGCTCTTGGGATTGCCCGGTCTTGCAGGTTCTAAGCTCTGTTTTCCTGTTGTGTCTTTCAGTATCTTGCACCTGAGGTGCTTCATAAGCAGCCTTATGACAGGACGGTGGACTGGTGGTGCCTGGGGGCCGTCTTGTATGAGATGCTGTATGGCCTGGTGAGTCGCACACAGGGAACCACGGGTACTGCCTCTACCTCAGTGATACGCCCTAGAACATTCTGCCACCCCCGCTTAACCCACACACGGGAGGACATGCAGGCCTGGCATTGGTCTTGCCCTTGTCTATAAGGTTTAGCTATCAAGAGCTAATAGGAGAAGCATGTTGATTATTTTATGAGAGTAATCTCCTACCTACTGGACTTTTCTCTTGTCCATTTCACATTGTACTACACAGGACAACATTTAAGCTGGGTGATGGTGAAAACCATGGCTTATCGCACCCACCCCTTCCCTATAAGGGTTGCAAAACAGACACTTAAAAATCAAGGGcaactcactgtccactctgcctgtaaaaaaaaaaaaaaaaaaaaaaaaaaaaaaatcaagggcaaAAGAAAACGTCCTTTCTCCAATCCAGCCTGCTGCTAGTTTAGTTTCAGTCTTTCTTCGCTGATAGGCTGTGACACAGAACTTCCAGTTAAGTGAGTGCCCTCCCTCGCTCTTTCAGCCTCCGTTTTATAGCCGAAACACAGCTGAGATGTACGACAACATTC belongs to Oryctolagus cuniculus chromosome 5, mOryCun1.1, whole genome shotgun sequence and includes:
- the SGK1 gene encoding serine/threonine-protein kinase Sgk1 isoform X2, which encodes MGEMQGALARARLESLLRPRHKKRAEAQKRSESFLLSGLAFMKQRRMGLNDFIQKIANNSYACKHTEVQSILKISQPQEPELMNANPSPPPSPSQQINLGPSSNPHAKPSDFHFLKVIGKGSFGKVLLARHKAEEAFYAVKVLQKKAILKKKEEKHIMSERNVLLKNVKHPFLVGLHFSFQTADKLYFVLDYINGGELFYHLQRERCFLEPRARFYAAEIASALGYLHSLNIVYRDLKPENILLDSQGHIVLTDFGLCKENIEHNGTTSTFCGTPEYLAPEVLHKQPYDRTVDWWCLGAVLYEMLYGLPPFYSRNTAEMYDNILNKPLQLKPNITNSARHLLEGLLQKDRTKRLGAKDDFMEIRNHVFFSLINWDDLINKKITPPFNPNVSGPSDLRHFDPEFTEEPVPSSIGRSPDSILITASVKEAAEAFLGFSYAPPMDSFL
- the SGK1 gene encoding serine/threonine-protein kinase Sgk1, producing MTVKTEAARGPLTYSRMRGMVAILIAFMKQRRMGLNDFIQKIANNSYACKHTEVQSILKISQPQEPELMNANPSPPPSPSQQINLGPSSNPHAKPSDFHFLKVIGKGSFGKVLLARHKAEEAFYAVKVLQKKAILKKKEEKHIMSERNVLLKNVKHPFLVGLHFSFQTADKLYFVLDYINGGELFYHLQRERCFLEPRARFYAAEIASALGYLHSLNIVYRDLKPENILLDSQGHIVLTDFGLCKENIEHNGTTSTFCGTPEYLAPEVLHKQPYDRTVDWWCLGAVLYEMLYGLPPFYSRNTAEMYDNILNKPLQLKPNITNSARHLLEGLLQKDRTKRLGAKDDFMEIRNHVFFSLINWDDLINKKITPPFNPNVSGPSDLRHFDPEFTEEPVPSSIGRSPDSILITASVKEAAEAFLGFSYAPPMDSFL
- the SGK1 gene encoding serine/threonine-protein kinase Sgk1 isoform X3; protein product: MKEEAIKSPLKAFMKQRRMGLNDFIQKIANNSYACKHTEVQSILKISQPQEPELMNANPSPPPSPSQQINLGPSSNPHAKPSDFHFLKVIGKGSFGKVLLARHKAEEAFYAVKVLQKKAILKKKEEKHIMSERNVLLKNVKHPFLVGLHFSFQTADKLYFVLDYINGGELFYHLQRERCFLEPRARFYAAEIASALGYLHSLNIVYRDLKPENILLDSQGHIVLTDFGLCKENIEHNGTTSTFCGTPEYLAPEVLHKQPYDRTVDWWCLGAVLYEMLYGLPPFYSRNTAEMYDNILNKPLQLKPNITNSARHLLEGLLQKDRTKRLGAKDDFMEIRNHVFFSLINWDDLINKKITPPFNPNVSGPSDLRHFDPEFTEEPVPSSIGRSPDSILITASVKEAAEAFLGFSYAPPMDSFL
- the SGK1 gene encoding serine/threonine-protein kinase Sgk1 isoform X1, with product MVNKDMNGFPVKKCSAFQFFKKRVRRWIKSPMVSVDKHPSPSLKYTGPAGVHLPPGEPDFEPALCQTCLGDHAFQRGLLPPEKESCSWETQSGCEVKEPCIPPNILTKPDPRTFWTNDESAFMKQRRMGLNDFIQKIANNSYACKHTEVQSILKISQPQEPELMNANPSPPPSPSQQINLGPSSNPHAKPSDFHFLKVIGKGSFGKVLLARHKAEEAFYAVKVLQKKAILKKKEEKHIMSERNVLLKNVKHPFLVGLHFSFQTADKLYFVLDYINGGELFYHLQRERCFLEPRARFYAAEIASALGYLHSLNIVYRDLKPENILLDSQGHIVLTDFGLCKENIEHNGTTSTFCGTPEYLAPEVLHKQPYDRTVDWWCLGAVLYEMLYGLPPFYSRNTAEMYDNILNKPLQLKPNITNSARHLLEGLLQKDRTKRLGAKDDFMEIRNHVFFSLINWDDLINKKITPPFNPNVSGPSDLRHFDPEFTEEPVPSSIGRSPDSILITASVKEAAEAFLGFSYAPPMDSFL